A genomic segment from Lutibacter sp. A80 encodes:
- a CDS encoding TspO/MBR family protein, giving the protein MKQLMWLVLFLIINFAALGIGSWLMNNGPSSGWYLTLNKAPWTPPGWAFGVAWTTIMICFSIYLSYLVNVKETNLFWTLFILQFVLNVSWNFIFFNQHAIGAALIVIILLTVLVGYYLFSFLADMKFKSLLIAPYFIWLLIATSLNAYTYLKN; this is encoded by the coding sequence ATGAAACAACTAATGTGGTTAGTATTATTTTTAATTATAAATTTTGCAGCACTAGGTATTGGTAGTTGGTTGATGAATAATGGTCCTTCGTCTGGCTGGTATTTAACCTTAAATAAAGCGCCTTGGACACCTCCAGGATGGGCTTTTGGCGTAGCTTGGACTACAATTATGATTTGTTTTTCAATATACTTATCGTATTTAGTGAATGTAAAAGAAACAAATTTATTTTGGACACTATTTATATTACAATTTGTGTTAAACGTGTCTTGGAACTTTATATTTTTTAACCAACACGCTATAGGTGCTGCCTTAATAGTAATAATTTTATTAACGGTATTGGTTGGTTATTATTTATTCAGTTTTTTAGCTGATATGAAGTTTAAATCCTTATTAATAGCACCTTATTTTATATGGTTATTGATTGCAACCAGTTTAAATGCTTATACATATTTAAAAAATTAA
- a CDS encoding glutathione peroxidase: MSAQTSLYDISINSITGEQINFKDFKGKKILFVNTASECGFTGQYEGLEKLHQTYKDKLVVIGLPCNQFGGQEPGTLTEIQTFCTQNYGVTFLMTEKIDVKGDNQHPLYAWLTKKELNGVKSSSVKWNFQKYLIDENGNYIDFYYSLTKPMSSKITKQL, encoded by the coding sequence ATGAGTGCGCAAACATCTTTGTATGACATTTCAATAAATAGCATTACAGGTGAACAAATTAACTTTAAAGATTTTAAAGGGAAAAAAATATTGTTTGTAAACACAGCATCGGAATGTGGGTTTACGGGACAATACGAAGGTCTAGAGAAATTACACCAAACTTATAAAGATAAATTGGTTGTAATTGGACTTCCTTGCAATCAATTTGGAGGGCAAGAGCCTGGAACTTTAACAGAAATTCAAACTTTTTGTACCCAAAATTATGGAGTTACTTTTTTAATGACAGAAAAAATTGATGTTAAGGGAGATAATCAGCATCCTTTGTATGCTTGGTTAACAAAAAAAGAATTAAATGGTGTAAAAAGTTCTTCAGTAAAATGGAATTTCCAAAAGTACTTGATTGATGAAAACGGAAATTATATAGATTTCTATTATTCGCTAACAAAACCAATGAGTAGTAAAATTACAAAGCAACTATAA
- a CDS encoding SDR family NAD(P)-dependent oxidoreductase, producing the protein MKTIVIIGGSKGIGKAIIKLLLETYKIINLSRSQPDFTHQNLIHYSCDVLNDELPDIEEVDSLIYCPGSINLKPFERLKLEDFKNDFDINFIGAVKAIQKYLPNLKQSKNSSILLFSTVAAKLGMPFHTSVASVKSAIEGLVKSLAAEYAPKIRINAIAPTVTDTTLAAKLLRNDRQKEQIIERHPLKKYLTPEEVAEMAWFLISEKSASISGQIFEMDCGITTFKN; encoded by the coding sequence ATGAAAACTATTGTTATAATTGGTGGAAGTAAAGGAATAGGTAAGGCGATTATAAAATTGCTGTTAGAAACTTATAAAATAATAAATTTGAGTAGATCTCAACCGGATTTTACACATCAAAATTTAATACACTATTCTTGTGATGTTTTAAATGACGAATTACCAGATATTGAAGAAGTAGATTCCTTAATTTATTGTCCTGGAAGCATTAATTTAAAACCTTTTGAGCGTTTGAAACTTGAAGATTTTAAAAACGATTTTGACATTAATTTTATTGGTGCGGTTAAAGCTATTCAAAAATATTTACCAAATTTAAAACAATCTAAAAATTCAAGTATTTTATTGTTTAGTACAGTTGCTGCTAAATTAGGAATGCCATTTCATACAAGTGTGGCGAGCGTAAAATCTGCAATTGAAGGTTTAGTAAAATCTTTAGCAGCAGAATATGCTCCAAAAATTAGAATAAATGCAATTGCACCAACCGTTACAGATACAACATTGGCCGCTAAATTATTAAGAAATGATAGACAAAAGGAACAAATAATTGAGAGGCATCCTTTAAAAAAGTATTTAACTCCAGAAGAAGTAGCTGAAATGGCTTGGTTTTTAATTTCAGAAAAATCAGCTTCTATATCTGGACAAATTTTTGAAATGGATTGTGGAATTACTACATTTAAGAATTAA